In one Epinephelus moara isolate mb chromosome 6, YSFRI_EMoa_1.0, whole genome shotgun sequence genomic region, the following are encoded:
- the LOC126391287 gene encoding uncharacterized protein LOC126391287 — protein sequence MSVTMNKADGRTVVTVASDPKCAWPPLCQILKALCFNPLCCSVSQHLRRVQGTSQSALGATQIMVGAINVCLGVVISNNTESSWQFVMDWYPVLLGLLFAAIGTLTVLSEKYPSPCLVTASVIANLAGVAFAVVAIVLYRFVIYFGLSLLCYRWDWDYWYGQRITMPPVPSVAEKIMMNKCLEAKALVRNLLQSISTVLAIMSVLQLCLFISSAVLGIKALRRSQRETNKDTDDPNLYRLPVLKEISTITA from the exons ATGTCAGTGACCATGAACAAGGCTGATGGACGCACAGTGGTCACTGTGGCCTCTGACCCCAAATGTGCTTGGCCTCCTCTGTGTCAAATCCTCAAGGCCCTTTGCTTCAACCCactgtgctgctctgtgtcCCAGCACCTGAGGAGGGTCCAGGGTACCTCTCAGTCAGCTCTGGGG GCTACACAAATTATGGTTGGGGCTATCAATGTCTGTCTCGGGGTCGTCATCAGTAATAACACTGAATCCTCATGGCAGTTCGTGATGGACTGGTATCCTGTTTTGCTTGGACTACTG TTTGCTGCCATTGGGACCTTGACCGTGTTGTCTGAGAAGTATCCCAGCCCCTGTCTG GTCACTGCCAGTGTGATTGCAAATCTGGCAGGAGTTGCTTTTGCCGTCGTAGCCATCGTACTCTACCGTTTCGTCATCTACTTTGGATTGTCGCTGTTGTGCTACCGTTGGGATTGGGATTACTGGTACGGCCAACGTATAACAATGCCTCCAGTTCCATCTGTTGCAGAGAAGATCATGATGAATAAATGCCTTGAGGCAAAAGCATTGGTCCGG AATCTTCTGCAGAGCATCAGTACTGTGCTGGCCATCATGTCGGTCCTCCAGCTTTGCCTCTTCATCAGCTCTGCTGTTTTGGGCATCAAGGCTCTGAGGAGGAGTCAGAGGGAAACAAACAAG gaCACTGACGACCCAAATCTCTACAGACTTCCCGTACTGAAGGAGATCTCCACCATCACAGCTTAG